The sequence below is a genomic window from Anopheles cruzii chromosome 3, idAnoCruzAS_RS32_06, whole genome shotgun sequence.
ACTTTTGTTCGGACTATCGGAGACAGTTaagcatcaaaacaaaaactaaaaatgcTTGCTACGAGTGCCTAGAAGCGCCAAACGTCGATCATTCCGGGAACTTTTCGATCAAGGTGCTATTCATTCCTACACACTTCCTTCTTCATCGACGACCGGATGCCCCCGAGTCCACCAGCATCACACACAATATGGGAAAAGAATCTTTCTCGcacggacgcacacacacacacacacacgcacggacgcacgcacacaaaacagTTCCTGCGAACGCGCGCGCTTCGCTTGCTGCGATCCAGTTTTCTGACCtgaccgccgtcgccgtcgagaACGAAACCCAAGCGAACCTTCCCCGTACACGCCACCATTGGCAAGAAATTCCCAGAAATGCGCGCCCATGATGTCTTCCGGCCGCTCAGAATCCTTTcgccatcacacacacacacggtggcaAAATATGGCGCGCGGCGCGTTGGCGGCCTCCGTctgttttcactttttgccACCAATTCTCGGAACGCGGAACGAAAAcgccccgccgccgcgtgACACGCACGGGGGCGAGCATAAACAGACCGAGGCGCGATGGTCGGAGCACCAGGGACAGACCATACTGATGGTGGCCAAATTCCAGCAAACTCCCGCGTCAACACCGTTCGTTTCTAGTTTTCGGTACCATCCGGGTTTTCAATCTGTACACACCTTGGCACCTAGTGGCCCCGCGAAAACAACAGCGCAGATTACACACTGGCCTGGGCACAACACACTACGGGCGGTAGTACAACTGCGTCCATCTTGGTTTTTTGAGTAATCTTCTCACAATATAAATACACAGCCGAGcgggcgagaaagagagcgagcgagcgagaacgcGCGGGAGACGACCTACCCGAGATGACAGCAgacgaaaacacacaccgccgcGAGCGAGTGGTGTGAGTTCACCGCCGCCGTAGAAAACGCGAGGAACGCAGGAACGCGAGTGAACCAACCAACGGACCGGACAAAACACCCGACGGAGCGATCAAGACTGAATTGTCTGAGCGCTGCCAGGGATTTTGCCGTTGCcaccactcacacacacactaacagaGAGGGTCCCCAAACAAACGCTTCACAGTTGGGACTTTGTATGGAAAAgacggacatatttgtttttaggaagaatctatggactatcttcaatgtttttgttttctgtgcatgtgttttgattaaattcaactttttatgtgtaagcgttcaagtataataaataggctttttcgttattttgaggtttttaaacgccttaAGTATGCAATCTGCAGTAAACCGAAAAGtaatgcacaatctaaacgcctgagctatgcaatctgcgtTACACCAAAACGTGTTTATTGCATAATCCTCTGCAAATGCGTAAATCTTGacaaaagttggttttaaaggaccatttttatcactctttcgactttgacagatgatttctcggaatctacgcaacatggaaggctaaaaatgcggatttgtcatagataacttatctattaGACTAATATAACgaaaaccctcagtttttaggttgacttatgaccgtcttttccccatagtgcgctGGTCCAGCAGAGCCAGAGTGAGAAAGACGCAGTAGCCACTCGTCGCACTCTAGGTTTCTATGGTACCCCCCTCCTTCTGCGGTGGAACTGCGCATCAAAGCAACGCGAGTATGTGTAAAGCTATGCGGAGAGCGGAGAGCAAagcaatggaaaacaaacgcacacagacGGGCGGAGTGCagcgtttgttttgaaacatgTTTGTACAATAACTCCGTCGGACGGAAACTCCACTGGGCCGGGTGGGGCGCGCAGGGAATGTTGACGACGGTGATGCATCTGTTTGTACGGCAGGCGCAGCTGGTGCATCGTCGTCATAATTTTCGTCCTCCCGCAGACCCAGAACCGCGCTAACCCCTCTGGCGGCCTCAGGACGATTTTTCATAAAAAGCCAATTAGGTGCGGCCACCTTTCGGGGTTGTTTCGAGTTCGGGCCGTTTATGCACCGTCATCCGCGTACCGTCGGACGGGCAGAGTTTTTAGgaacatttcaatttgtaGGAACCGTCATTAAAGCGGCCGAAAAAATTAATGTCCATTCGAGTGTGGGACCAGCACCAGGTTATGATGTATCAATTTTCCCAATAAATGGCCCCTTTCTTTCAGCAATCTTAAGCAACGGCGGAAGGCTCAACGTATCGATTCGGGTTGCAAATAAGTTATGGTTATTTTATCGGAAGCGAAAGCGTGGCCACTAGAGTTGGCTCACTTCACGAATCCACTCGCGGACGACCGAAATGCGTGCGTAAACACCGGGAATGCCCGGGCGGCCACATCCGCCACCCCACGAGACGACCCCGACAAGCACATCGTCGACGGCGAGCGGGCCACCGGAATCACCCTGGCAGGaatcgtggccaccggcccggtACCCGGCGCAAATCATGCTCTCGGTGATCCGCGATCCAAGACCGATGGATTCGTACGCACGGACGCAGTCGTCCTGGGCGAGGATCGGCACAAAGGTGGCGCGCAGGATGCGGTTTGTTTCGTGGCGGTCTCGGGTTGCCCCCCAGCCGGACACCATGGCCCGGGTTCCTTCCGCCGGATCCTCGGCGTCCTCTTCAGGCAGGGCGATCGCTTCCTTCGTGTCCCCGTCGAGCTCAATCGGAGTCGCCAGCTCGATGAGCGCAAAGTCGTAATCGGTCGTTTCCGGGTCGTAGTCCGGGTGCGGAAtgatcgattcgatccgaTGGATATCGGTTCCCTGGTACTTCATGGCCGATCCGGCCCGCACCGACAGCTCCCGGGTTGGGATTCCGTGCGTACAGTGGGCCGCCGTCATGATCCAGTTCTCCGATATGATCGACCCGCCACAATCGAAGCGCCCGTTGTGCAGGAGCGCCACCTGGTACGGTGCGTCCCGTATGTCGATCAGAAACCCGCCGACGATCTGTGCATTGCGCCGCTGACGGCTGCCGGACGAAACGACTGTCGGCGAAAAATCCGTTACGTCCGTTCGCAACCCCAAGCGGATCGGTTCCCCAACTCACCGTGCGCGGctgctagcagcagcagcaccgaggaTGCCAGAAGGGACAACTTTGTCATCGTTGCGgtagtttccttttttgctcgggattttcttcctttctaTGGCTTCTCCCGCTAGAGCTGACTTTGGAATTGGAACTGACCGTCTCAGGGCCACCGGGTCCAGTTTTATATGCCTTGAAGATCCAAGACGCCGTGGGCTACCGAGCTTATCCGGCGCACGAGCCACCGACTTAGGTCACTTAGGGCACGCACTTCGGAACACACTTGAGCGCTAGAAACGGTTCCCAAGGATtacgccaccggaagctcgTGCACGAGATGAGATAAAGTGACGCCGCAGACGGAACGGCGATTACGGAAGCCACTTGACAGCAAATCAATGCCCCTGCGATAGTGGGGCTACCCCAAGTGGGCCAAGTTGAGGCACCGAGCGAACTAACGAGTGCAATGTCAATGGCAGGGACAAATTAAAATTTCGAAACAGAAACATTACAAACGCTACTCCCATCGACGAGTGGCGGATTTATTTTCCCGACGCAGAACGGTGTTTGCACCACAATTTGCAGCCTCTTGGGTGTTGGCGGGAAAGCGCATCTCCACGAGGCCACTCGTGCCGTCGTATCGATTTTTTGgtgccgcgcgcgcctccGTTCCGGATGCGCAAAAAGTGAGATACACCGGAAACCGCAGTGCCACCAGCCCCCGCATCCTAGTGTCGCAAATTGCGCTTCACTTTTCGTTGGCGTCCTTTCGCCGTGCGTGCTCCGGAGCTAACGGAAAATGGGGCCACACCGCTCGGgaatggtcggtcggtcggtagtcgttttcttttcgctgccGCTGAGGTCACCGGAAATTgtgccaccattttttttgtggttgtaaattttgtgtttcgccgctgccgttgccatTTCTGGAATAcgttttaaatattaatcaaCGCGGCCACGAGACGAAGAATGGAGGGAGTGTTTGCTTCCGGTGCGAGTACCGGGAAGGTGGCCCCAACTTCCAAGAATCCTGGAAACGCCAACCGCCGGTCAattacgacacacacacgcacgtgtgCTGGTGTTTGTAGTGTGGTGGTCTATTTATAAACAAAACGTCCTAGAtatggcgtggcgtgaagcAACGTGGATGATGGCTCCGAAATTAAGGCGTAGTACCTCGAAAGACgcggccacaaacacacactcacactcgcAAGGAAATGACGCACAGGCGCACTCGGAAGGGCTGGCGCCCGCAACCCGCGGGAAACCACCCTTGGGATGAGATCGGAAGCGAGACCCCCTTTTGGTGGAGCGAAACGTTTTAGACGTATTAAAAGCGTTCGATTGTGACGCTTCCAGATGCATTTACGCTTTGGCGGGTAAGGGCCAGTCGGGGGTACCGGGATCCTGGGAAAAAGGGGGCCGAAAGAGGCACCCCGTTCACGGTTCCTACGGGCGAACGCGTTCGTAGTTCGGGTAGGTTATGGAACTGACGTCGGGACTGACCGTCACCTCCCCTGTCTTTCTGCCTACCTTGGCACCATTTCAACCGCTTCAGTTCTAGCAATTGCCGGGAAGAAGGCCACCCTCGTGCGTAGTATACGGCTTCATACCGGTTGCGGCCGGACAATGGTGCCGTAATCCAGCAAATTCCGATTCCAGTGAACTGTAAGCAGACGGAATTCTAGGGG
It includes:
- the LOC128274073 gene encoding trypsin-4-like — its product is MTKLSLLASSVLLLLAAAHVVSSGSRQRRNAQIVGGFLIDIRDAPYQVALLHNGRFDCGGSIISENWIMTAAHCTHGIPTRELSVRAGSAMKYQGTDIHRIESIIPHPDYDPETTDYDFALIELATPIELDGDTKEAIALPEEDAEDPAEGTRAMVSGWGATRDRHETNRILRATFVPILAQDDCVRAYESIGLGSRITESMICAGYRAGGHDSCQGDSGGPLAVDDVLVGVVSWGGGCGRPGIPGVYARISVVREWIREVSQL